Part of the Sodalinema gerasimenkoae IPPAS B-353 genome is shown below.
AAACATCGACCCATTTGGTAGAATAGCTGTATCCTGAAGCACCTTGGGTAAAAGTCTAACGCATGAAATTCCTAATTACGACCACCTATTATGACATTTTTCTCCAGCGTTTCTATCAGCAGTATCCAGAGTTAACAGAAGCATCCTATCATCACCAACTTCAGAGCCTCATTCACCAATGCTTTGGCACGTCCGACTTTTTCTCATTTAACCTCCGTCAACTGGGGCATGACGCTGAAGAAATTATTGTCAACTGCACCCCCCTTCAACGGCAATGGTCCAGAGAGTTTGCCCCCCACCTGGATGCTCAATATCCCTCTGATCAGATCCAGGAATGGCAACATGCCGTCCTAGCAGCCCAGGTCAAAGCCTACCAGCCTGATATTCTCTATATTCACGATTTAAACTGGACTCACGAAGCCTTCCTCAAAGCCGTACGTCCATGGGTTAAACTCATCGTCGGACAGAATGCCAGTCCAATCCGCACCAACATTGACTATAGCGCCTACGACCTTGTTTTAACCTCCATGCCCCATTACGTCCCCATGTTCCGTCAACAGGGGACAAAAAGCGAATACTTTGCCTTAGCCTTTGAGCCTCGCCTCTTAAAGCATCTTGGTAAAACTGCCGACAAACATCCCGTCAGCTTTGTGGGTGGATACTCCGCCCATCATCGCAGTGGAACACAACTCCTTGAACACATTGCCCCCCGTATCCCCATCGCTTTCTGGGGATACGGGGGGCAAAATCTTCCTTCTACCTCAGCCATTCGCCAACGCTATCAGGGCGAAGCCTGGGCACTTGAAATGTTCCGCATTCTAGCAGAATCTCAAGTTACCCTGAACCGACACATCGACGTCGCCGGACAGTATGCCAACAATATGCGCCTCTACGAAGCCACTGGTGTTGGAAGCTGCCTGGTCACCGACCACAAAGATAACCTACATCAACTCTTCGAACCCGGCCGTGAAGTCGTCACCTATACCAGCCCCGAAGACTGCATCGAGAAAGTCCGCTATCTCCTCAACCATGAAGCCGAACGGAAAGCCATTGCCCAAGCCGGACAAGCGCGAACCCTCCGGGAGCATACCTATCTCCAGCGTATGCGAGAATTAGTGGACATTGTCCAACACTATCTCCCCCGTTCAACCCCAACGCCCCCTCCCCAAGCCCACCCCACCCCCTCACAAACCACTATGTTCTGGGATGACATCAAACTCGTAACCCAACAAATCGAAAAATATGGACTCAGACAGCCCTTCATCGACCTAGGAGGACTCGATCGCCCCGTCATTGCCGACTACGACCTCACCCTCCACACCGGCGACCAAAACGCCCGCTTCGTCGCCCTTTCCCAGCGTCCCTTTGACCATATTGACCCCGACTATCGAGTCCTCAACCCCGAAAAAGGCGACCCCTTCATCGAAAACCTGCCCCAACAGTACAGCAACAGCATTGGCACCGCCGTCTGTCTCAGCGTCCTAGAACATGTAGACAACCCCTTCCAAGTCTTCCAGGCCCTCTACCAAATCATGAGGCCCAACAGTCTCCTCATCCTCTCCACCGTCTTCTCCTATCCTTATCACCCCTCCCCCAACGACTACTGGCGCTACACACCCGCCTGTCTCAAACACCTCAGCCAATCCGCAGGCTTCCAAGTTCTCGAATGTGACTGGCGGCTCACCCTTCCCGCCGACAAAGGCATTCGAGCCGTCCAAGACGGAACCCTCCTCGAAGTCAAATCCGTCTACGCCACCCTCAGCAAAGGCGACTTCCAAAGCCACCCCAGTTCCCGCCACTACGCCCTACCCCAACGACGCTCCCGCAACCCCCAAGCCAACCAACTCATCGCCCAACAAGCTGCCTCCAACCAACCCCAACCCTCTACCACCTCCAACCAACCCGTTGTGCTAGTCCTCTCCGATGTCGCCAACCCGAGTCCCCTGGGCCAAAACTGCGATCGTATCCTCAGCGGCCTCAGCCAAAGCGGACAAACCCTCATCCACATCCATCCCAAAGACCAAGCCCCCGCCAACCCACATCCACAAATCCAATACCAAGAACTTCCCTATAACCCCCAGCAAGACTTTACACAAACTTTCACTCGCCAAGACGAAATCCGCACCCAAATCAGTCAACTCCGTCCCCATCTCGTCATCTTTATCGACTCCTGTCCCGTTTCCAACTTCGCCGCCAAACAAATCGTCAGCAAACTGGGCATCCCCTTCTTCCAAATCGTGGGTTCTGCCCTCCCCCAAATTGCCCAGAACTTCGCCCCTTGCCTGCCGAGCCTAGGCCAGTGGTATCAACAATCCCAAATCACCATCAGCTTCTCCCAAACAACCCTAAACCACCTACAACAACACTTCGGACTTCCGGCCAACAAAAGCAAACTCATCCAGGGAGGGACACCCATTCCCGACTACTTACCCCCCATCAACATGCAATCCTCCTCTCCCCAAACCCCAACTCCCCCCTCCCAGCGACCCCAATGGGAATACCTACCCCAAGGCTGGAAAACCCAAGACCCCCATATTCTTGGCTGGAACGTTCAGAGTATCCTACAAACCCAACAGAAAAAATGGCCCGCCTTCATCCAATCTCTCCAAGGAACCCGACCCCTAGGCATTAACCACGAATCTCCCAACCCGTCCGCCAGCGACTATGGTTCCCACAACACCCTAATGACCTATGGTTACGTCCTAGCCAAAGCCGCCCATCAGAAACAAAAACTCTCCATCCTAGATTGGGGGGGCGGACTAGGACATTACTACCCCATCAGTCAAGCCCTTCTCCCCGACCTAGACATCGACTACACTTGTAAAGACCTGCCCCTGCTTTGCCAAGGCGGTCGAGAACTTCTGCCCAACATCACCTTCTACGACGACGAACATCAATGTTTTCAACGTAACTACAACCTCGTCCTGTCCAGCTCATCCCTACAATACTCACCCGACTGGCAACAAGCCATCCAGAAACTCGTCCAAGTCAGTAACCCCTATCTGTTCATCACTCGTCTCCCCATCGTTCACCACAGCGACTCCTTCGTTGTCGTCCAGCGTCCCTACGCCTATGGCTATCACACCGAATATATGACCTGGTTCCTGAACCGCCAAGCCGTCATCGACTACACCCTCAGTTTAGGCATGGAATTTGTCCGAGAATTTCTCATCGCCGAAAAGTTCCCCGTTCCCAACGCCCCTGAAACCGCAGAAGCCCGAGGTTTCCTGTTCAAACGAGCCTAACATCCATCGTCCCCACAACCCATCACCCTTAACCTCGACAAGTCCAAAATGTGGAAATACTTACCCGAAGGCTGGCCCACTGAAACCCAACTACAAGGATGGAATGCAGACGGAGTTGTCCAAGCCTACAAAGCTGGCGTTCAAAACCTGCAAGCACAACTCCAATCATCCCCTATCCTTAATCATTCCAACCCCGCGATATCTGCCCCCGACCGGGCTTACTTTGACCATAATATTTACATGTCCTATGCCTATGTCCTTGCCTTAGCCTCACAACACAAGGATAAACTATCTTTATTAGATTGGGGAGGGGCAATAGGTCAATATTATCTTATCTCAAAGAAACTAATGCCAGAGGTTTCATTTGACTATCACATCAAAGATGTCCCCCTACTTTGTCAAGAAGGGAGTCAACAGTTTCCCGAAATAAAATTTTATAGTAACGACAAATGTTTAGACCGTTCCTACGACTTAGTGTTAGCCAGTGGCTCCCTACAATACTCACAAAATTGGCAAAGTGTCTTCAAGCAATTAAGTCAATCCGCCTCTCCTTACCTTTACTTGACTCGAATTCCAGTCGTTCAACACCACTCTTCTTTCGTAGTTGCCCAAGCCGTATATAACACCATCCATGCTGGCTGGTTTCTCAACAAAAACGAACTCCTAGACATAGCCCAAAAATCAGGATTACGACTCTTAAGAGAGTTTTCTATCGACATTCCCTTCCAGCCCAGCGGTGCGCCCGAAGCCTGCCAACAAGCTGGATTTCTCTTCAAACAACAAAACCGAATACCAACCCAGCCATCAAGCCAGACCCTCTTTTAAGTGTAGACTAGACCTGCTCAACATGAACCTAAACTCCCTCTCTCAGTTCAACCACAAGAAAGCCCTCATCACCGGTGGTTTAGGATTCATCGGCAGCAACCTCGCTCACCGTCTCATTGACCTCGGTGCCAAAGTTCTCCTCGTGGACAGTCTCATCCCCGAATATGGCGGCAACCTCTACAACATCCAATCCATCCAAAACCAAGTCAAAATCAACATCTCCGACGTTCGAGACGAACATAGTATGCGTTATCTCGTGCAAGGACAAGACTACCTGTTTAACCTAGCCGGTCAAACCAGTCATCTCGACTCCATGCACGACCCCTACACCGACCTAGACATTAACTGCAAAGCCCAACTCTCCATCCTAGAAGCCTGTCGCAAATATAATCCAGACATTCAAATCGTCTTTGCCAGCACCCGACAACTCTACGGCAAACCGGACTATCTCCCCGTTGACGAAAACCATCTCGTCCGCCCCGTCGATGTCAATGGCATCAACAAAATGGCAGGAGAGTGGTATCACATCCTCTACAACAACGTCTACGGCATCCGAGCCTGTGCTTTGCGCCTCACCAACACCTATGGGCCACGAATGCGTATCAAAGACGCTCGCCAGACCTTCCTCGGAATCTGGATACGCCTCCTGATTGAAGACAAACCCTTTGAAGTCTGGGGGGGAGAACAACTCCGAGACTTCACCTACGTCGATGATGCCGTCGATGCCCTCCTCAAAGCCGCCCTAGCCCCAGAAGCCAAAGGCAATATCTATAACCTTGGCGGGAACCAAACCCTCAGTCTTAAAGAAACCGCCGACATCCTCATTGCCGCCAACCAGGGAGGCCACTACCACATCCGCGAATTTCCCCCCGAACGAAAATCCATTGACATCGGCGACTACTACAGCGACGATACCCGAATTCGTAGCCAACTCCAATGGCAACCCCAAATCCCCCTCGAACAGGGTCTCCAACAAACCCTCACCTATTACCGACAACATCTCCCCCATTACCTCTAATCCAGACTCATGACCGTCACCCCCATCCCTCAAACTAACCCCAAAGCCAGTTACCTTTCCCACAAAGCAGAAATTGATACCGCCATCCAGCGCACCCTCGATAGTGGTTGGTACATTCTCGGCTCAGAAGTTCAAGCCTTCGAACAAGAATTTGCCACCTACATTGGAACCCAACATGCCCTAGGCGTATCCAGTGGAACCGACGGCATTGAACTCGCCCTACGGGCCTGTGACATTGGCAGCGGTGACATCGTACTCACCACCTCCCATACCGCCGTTGCCACAGTTGCGGCAATTGAACTAGCTGGGGCCACCCCCCTGCTCATTGACATCAATCCCAAAACCTTCAACCTTGACCCCAACCATCTCCAACAGACCCTGAGCCAACTCCAGAAACATCCGCACCTCGGGCAACCCAAAGCCATCATCCCCGTCCATCTCTATGGCCATCCCGCCGACCTAGAGAGCATCCAAACCATCGCCCAACACCACCAACTCCGAATCATCGAAGACTGCTCCCAAGCCCATGGAGCTACCCTCAACAACCGCCGCCTAGGAACCTGGGGCGACCTCGCCGTCTTTAGCTTGTACCCCACCAAAAACCTAGGAGCCTTCGGAGATGCCGGCATCATCGTCACCCAAAACTCTCAACTCATCCAGAAACTGCATAGCCTCCGTCAATACGGATGGGGAGAACGTTACATCAGTGACATCCCCGGCATGAATGCCCGCTTAGACCCCCTGCAGGCCGCCATCCTACGAGTCAAACTCCAACATCTTGATGCTGACAACCAGCGTCGCCAAGACATTGCCCAACAGTACAACCACACCCTGAGCCACCTCCCTCTGCAACTGCCACAGACGGCCTCCAACGCCAGCCACGTTTATCACCAGTACGTTATTCGCACCCCCGAGCGAGACTCCCTGCGAACCTTTCTCAAAGAGCGTCAGATTGGAACCCTCATTCACTATCCCCTTCCCGTCCACCAACAACCCGCCTACCAAGGACGAGTCACCCTAGAAGGAGCGTCCCTGCCACAAACGGAACAAATTTGTCGGGAGATAGTCAGCCTACCCATGTATCCCCAACTAACCGACCTAGAAGTCCAGCGTATCAGTGATACCATCATAGACTGGACTCAACAGGCAAACCTCTAACCCCGAACCTCGGATGCGATACTTCTGCACTTATTTCGACCATCGTTACCTACCCAAAGGACTCGCCCTCTATCAGTCACTACTCCAACATTGTTCAGACTTTGAACTGTGGGTTTTAT
Proteins encoded:
- a CDS encoding NAD-dependent epimerase/dehydratase family protein; this encodes MNLNSLSQFNHKKALITGGLGFIGSNLAHRLIDLGAKVLLVDSLIPEYGGNLYNIQSIQNQVKINISDVRDEHSMRYLVQGQDYLFNLAGQTSHLDSMHDPYTDLDINCKAQLSILEACRKYNPDIQIVFASTRQLYGKPDYLPVDENHLVRPVDVNGINKMAGEWYHILYNNVYGIRACALRLTNTYGPRMRIKDARQTFLGIWIRLLIEDKPFEVWGGEQLRDFTYVDDAVDALLKAALAPEAKGNIYNLGGNQTLSLKETADILIAANQGGHYHIREFPPERKSIDIGDYYSDDTRIRSQLQWQPQIPLEQGLQQTLTYYRQHLPHYL
- a CDS encoding DegT/DnrJ/EryC1/StrS family aminotransferase, with the protein product MTVTPIPQTNPKASYLSHKAEIDTAIQRTLDSGWYILGSEVQAFEQEFATYIGTQHALGVSSGTDGIELALRACDIGSGDIVLTTSHTAVATVAAIELAGATPLLIDINPKTFNLDPNHLQQTLSQLQKHPHLGQPKAIIPVHLYGHPADLESIQTIAQHHQLRIIEDCSQAHGATLNNRRLGTWGDLAVFSLYPTKNLGAFGDAGIIVTQNSQLIQKLHSLRQYGWGERYISDIPGMNARLDPLQAAILRVKLQHLDADNQRRQDIAQQYNHTLSHLPLQLPQTASNASHVYHQYVIRTPERDSLRTFLKERQIGTLIHYPLPVHQQPAYQGRVTLEGASLPQTEQICREIVSLPMYPQLTDLEVQRISDTIIDWTQQANL
- a CDS encoding methyltransferase, TIGR04325 family; translation: MKFLITTTYYDIFLQRFYQQYPELTEASYHHQLQSLIHQCFGTSDFFSFNLRQLGHDAEEIIVNCTPLQRQWSREFAPHLDAQYPSDQIQEWQHAVLAAQVKAYQPDILYIHDLNWTHEAFLKAVRPWVKLIVGQNASPIRTNIDYSAYDLVLTSMPHYVPMFRQQGTKSEYFALAFEPRLLKHLGKTADKHPVSFVGGYSAHHRSGTQLLEHIAPRIPIAFWGYGGQNLPSTSAIRQRYQGEAWALEMFRILAESQVTLNRHIDVAGQYANNMRLYEATGVGSCLVTDHKDNLHQLFEPGREVVTYTSPEDCIEKVRYLLNHEAERKAIAQAGQARTLREHTYLQRMRELVDIVQHYLPRSTPTPPPQAHPTPSQTTMFWDDIKLVTQQIEKYGLRQPFIDLGGLDRPVIADYDLTLHTGDQNARFVALSQRPFDHIDPDYRVLNPEKGDPFIENLPQQYSNSIGTAVCLSVLEHVDNPFQVFQALYQIMRPNSLLILSTVFSYPYHPSPNDYWRYTPACLKHLSQSAGFQVLECDWRLTLPADKGIRAVQDGTLLEVKSVYATLSKGDFQSHPSSRHYALPQRRSRNPQANQLIAQQAASNQPQPSTTSNQPVVLVLSDVANPSPLGQNCDRILSGLSQSGQTLIHIHPKDQAPANPHPQIQYQELPYNPQQDFTQTFTRQDEIRTQISQLRPHLVIFIDSCPVSNFAAKQIVSKLGIPFFQIVGSALPQIAQNFAPCLPSLGQWYQQSQITISFSQTTLNHLQQHFGLPANKSKLIQGGTPIPDYLPPINMQSSSPQTPTPPSQRPQWEYLPQGWKTQDPHILGWNVQSILQTQQKKWPAFIQSLQGTRPLGINHESPNPSASDYGSHNTLMTYGYVLAKAAHQKQKLSILDWGGGLGHYYPISQALLPDLDIDYTCKDLPLLCQGGRELLPNITFYDDEHQCFQRNYNLVLSSSSLQYSPDWQQAIQKLVQVSNPYLFITRLPIVHHSDSFVVVQRPYAYGYHTEYMTWFLNRQAVIDYTLSLGMEFVREFLIAEKFPVPNAPETAEARGFLFKRA
- a CDS encoding methyltransferase, TIGR04325 family; its protein translation is MWKYLPEGWPTETQLQGWNADGVVQAYKAGVQNLQAQLQSSPILNHSNPAISAPDRAYFDHNIYMSYAYVLALASQHKDKLSLLDWGGAIGQYYLISKKLMPEVSFDYHIKDVPLLCQEGSQQFPEIKFYSNDKCLDRSYDLVLASGSLQYSQNWQSVFKQLSQSASPYLYLTRIPVVQHHSSFVVAQAVYNTIHAGWFLNKNELLDIAQKSGLRLLREFSIDIPFQPSGAPEACQQAGFLFKQQNRIPTQPSSQTLF